The genomic segment CACGTTTTGTTGCTTCCCACGCGCTCATACTCGCCTTCCTGCTGGATTCGCAGAAGCTTGACCTGAACCGCTCCGGAGAAGTCGCCGATCTCGTCAAGAAATAGGGTTCCCCCATCCGCTTCCTCCACACGGCCGATTCGGTGGAACATGGCGCCGGTAAAAGCGCCTTTTTCGTGCCCGAAGAGTTCGCTTTCAATCAGATTTTCGCTTAAGGCGGCGCAATTGACGCGGATAAAGGGTTTGGAAGCCCGCATACTATTGTAATGAATCGCAGAAGCCGTCAATTCCTTGCCGGTTCCCGATTCGCCCCGGATCAATACGTTAGCGTCGCTCTTGGCAACCTGGTGGATTTTCTGATACACCATCCGCATGGCGTTCGAATTGCCGATGATATTTTCAGGGCGAAATCGTTCTTCAAGAGCATTGCGTAAGCGGATGTTTTCGGCTTCCAACGCATCCCGTTCCAATTTCGCATGCCGGCGCGCCTTCACGTCGTAAGCGATCAGGCTGGCTACGATGCTTAATGTCCGCTTGTTCTCAAGCATGGCTTCTTGGCTGCAATGGGGAACATCCACGGAAAGCGTACCCACAACTTCACAGCCAATCGGTATGGGAACGCAAATGAAGCCCATTTCTTCCTGAAGGGTCTCTTTACGGCGATGAATCCGATCGCGGAATTCGGGTTCCTGGGATATTCTTGGAACGATTTCCGATTTTCCGGTTTGAAGCACGCGCCTGACGATGCCTTCGCCCCGCCGATAACGCACGTTTTTTTTTCTCCGGCGTCCGTATGTTTTTGGCCGCTTCCACTACTAGTTCGCTTCCATCCGAAGAAAGAAGCAAGATGGTTCCACGCTGCATTTCCAACTGCGTTTCTATAATATCCAGCACTTCGACCAACATCTCCTTCTGCCCGGAAGGAGCGCCCAAAATACGCGCAATCGAATACAAGACGCTCAACTCGCGTTCGTGCCGCTCCAAATGGGGAATCAGGTTATTATTATCGATAAGTGGGATTTCATAACCCATCATTTTTCAACAACTCCTCGCTCCTGCCATGTCCAAATAAGAACATTCTTAAGAACTTTCGAGAGTTTGAAAATCGCTCGGCAAACGTCTTAAGTTGCGTAAACATAGAAATTTTCGTCGCACGCCCTCGATAGACAATACGATCTCTCGCCTAATATTGGGCAATATTCAGGCCAGAAAAGAACCTAAGACAAACGTTGTAATCGGCGCCCCAGCAAAAAATTGGTTCCCCGATAAAATGCGCGCCTATGATCCGCCGATTAGTTTGATGCACTTGCCCTGGAAAGGATAATGATCTTTACCCACAAGTATTGAGGAATTATGAATGCCTGAATCGGGATTGTCGGGAATAAAGAATAACCAAGTTGGTTAGTCAATCCGCCGTTAAAACGGCGGACTATTGTTGTTTGCCCCTTTCAAGGGGCATTTGATAATAGCCTTTCAAGGCTGGGAGAGAAAAACGCATGTTAACTCCATAGAATCCGACTCGTTCGTGAAATCTGCGATTTGAAATTTTCGTGGTATTCGCGCCCTTTCGTGTTTTCGTGATTCGGAAACGTAAAAAATGAAACCTCCTTCCGCCCTTGATTAATGGGGCGCCAAGGCCAAGGTTGTTTCTGCCCTTGAGTAATCCCCTCGACTTGTGGGTAAAGATCAGGGAAAAGATGGGAGGGCAAGCCTCCTGGCAAACCATTGCATCTATGCTGCTCGCCAGGAGCCTCGCTCTCTCCTCAATGATGTTGGCTTATACCTCAGCAAACGGTATTAGCGCATTGATGAATCTTAATCCCAGCAGTTCCGTAAACCTGAAGTTTCCATGCTGGAACCTGCGAAGGCCGCAGCGCCCAGCTCCTGTTGCGTTTCATCATGACAATAGGGAACTTATAGGCTTGACGGCAAGCTTAGAATCTGGTTGTCTCTATTATGATATGACGTTCGCATTGAAGAGACGAATATCGCGGTCTTTGGGAAAACGTCATGAACGAGCACGAATCCAATGCTTCCAACGGGGATTTTTCCGGTTTCCCCTATTCCTCGGAAGCGGAACAAATCGCGAAAGCCGCAGAACGGGCTTTAATCGACCGTCCCCGGATAAGCGTTCGTCTGCGCATATCTTTGGTCTTTCTTCTTTGTTTCGTTCTAACTTCCGCCATCACCGTATCTCTGATTTCGCTTATTCTAAGGATTTCGGAGAAACAAAAATTCCTCGAAACCATCTCCAATTTTCAAATCGAAATTCTGCTGGCGCGCCGATTCGAGAAGAATTTTTTCTTGTATAACGACAACCTCAACGACGCGCTGGATCAAATCGCCAGAGCCGCCGCGATCTTGAAAACCAATGCGGATGAAATCCGAGCCATGATCGGCGGCAAGAATTTCGAGCAGCTTCGCGCTGAATTGGGGCGCTACCAGGAGCGCTTGCAGCAACTTTTTTCCCAACAATCGAACGCTCCACCCGGCCAAATTCCCGACCGCCAACTCATTGAACAAGATCTGCGATTGGCGGGTGCGGATATTCTGCGTTACGCAAAAGACGCCATCGATGAGGAACGCAACCGTATGCACGTCCTCATCCACTCTTCCATTACGACCGCCGCCGTATCGTTGGGCCTTCTTCTCTTGTTCATGGTTTACATGGCGAGCTTTCTCGCTCGGCAACTTATGCGGCCGTTGAGCCGGCTGGAGAAATGCACTCAGCGGATCGCGGGGGGAGATTTCTCGCCGATTGCGCCAGCGCGAAAGTACCGCGACGAATTCTCCAATCTGACTATGGCGATGAACGCGATGATTTACGAACTCAAAATCCATCAGGACGAGCTGGCGCAATCGCGCAAGATGGCGGCCGTAGGCACTCTCACGTCCGGCATCGCTCATGAACTCAACAATCCTCTCAACAATATTAGCCTCACCGTCGAATCGCTCCTCGAAGAATTCGGCGATTACGGCGACGATCAAAAGAAGGATATGCTGCGCGATATTTCCACGCAGGTGGAGCGCGCCAGCGGAACGGTGCGCAATCTTCTTGACTTTACCCGGATTGAACAACCGGCGTTCGTCGCCATCCGCGTTAAGGATATGATCGACGGAACGATGAAATTGATCGCGAACGAGGCGGGATTGAATCATGTGGATATCCGCGTGGACGTTAAGGATGACTTGCCGCTCATTGAGGGAAATCCCCGCAATCTGCAACAAGTTTTTTTAAACATCGGCTTGAACGCTATCCAAGCCATGCCGGAAGGCGGGACCTTGACGATCCGGGCGAACCCGGTCGATGAACATTTTGTCCAGATCGACGTGGAAGATACGGGCGTCGGAATACCCGCCGCCAATCTCGACAAGATATTCGATCCCTTCTTCACGACCAAAGAGGTGGGGATGGGAACGGGTTTGGGACTTTCGGTCAGCTACCGGATTATCCAAAAACACAAGGGGAAGATCTTAGCGAAAAGCCAGGAAGGCGCAGGCACGACCTTCTCCGTATTTTTGCCTTATCAAGCCCAAAAACCAAAGGAGATGGACGGATCGTAATGATGCATTTCTATCTCTATCTTCCCATCGCTGGAACGAGCGTAAACATATTTCTCCTGGTGGGTCTTGGGGGTATGGTTGGTTTTCTCTCCGGCCTGTTCGGCGTGGGCGGAGGTTTCCTCCTCACTCCTCTGTTGATAATGATTGGCATCCCTCCGACGATCGCTGCCGCCTCCGACTCCAATCAGATCGTAGCCGCTTCCGCTTCGGGAACGGTGGCGCATTCCCGGGCGGGTTCCGTCGATTATAAGATGGGAGTCTTGCTCCTTATCGGCGGAATTCTGGGAGGTTCCGTCGGCGTCCAATTCATCAAGATTTTGCGCCGATTCGGCCAAGCGGACTTTGCGATAACGGTTGTGTATGTGGTCATGCTTGCGGGAATCGGATCGTACATGTTCCAGGATAGCCTCAAAGAACTTATCGGAAAAAAATCGCGCTTGAAGGATGATGCGAAACCGCGCGCGTCGATCTATTACCGCATCGCGACGGCGCTCCCGTTCGTAATCCATTTTGACCGCTCGCGGATTGACCTTTCCATTTTTATTCCTCTTTTTTTCGGCGGTTTGGTTGGCGTTCTGGCGGCCATCATGGGCGTTGGCGGCGGTTTTATCATGGTCCCCGTCATGGTCTATCTTCTGCGGATGCCTATGCACGTCGTCATCGGAACGAGCTTGTTCCAAATCCTTTTCACTTGCATCCACGTGACAATCCTGCAGGCCGCCGTAAATCATACCGTAGATTTCTCGCTGGCGCTGCTTTTGCTGATCGGTTCGGTGCTGGGAGCGCAGATCGGCGCCCGCGTCAGCAAAAGGCTCAAAGCGGATCAATTGAAAATCTTAATGTCCATCATTGTTTTGTTGGTCATGGTGAAAATGCTGCTGGGACTCCTGATCCAGCCGGACATTCTCGTGGATTATAAAGGAGGTCACTAGATGCCGGGGACTCGTTTCATAAGATGGGCGCTGGCTTTGGCGGCCGCGGCGGGAATCGTCTATCCATGCAGAGCCGCCAATCTCCCCGGCGCTATGCAACTCGATATTTCCGCAAATCGCGTCGAGATTGGCCTTTTTTATCGCGGCGCCGAAATCGCAGCGGAAGCGGTTGCGCCCGTCGGTCTTGATGTTGTCATGGTTTGTATGGGACCTGAAGAAAGATTGGAGTTGAAGAAAAAAGGC from the Candidatus Omnitrophota bacterium genome contains:
- a CDS encoding sigma 54-interacting transcriptional regulator, producing the protein MGFICVPIPIGCEVVGTLSVDVPHCSQEAMLENKRTLSIVASLIAYDVKARRHAKLERDALEAENIRLRNALEERFRPENIIGNSNAMRMVYQKIHQVAKSDANVLIRGESGTGKELTASAIHYNSMRASKPFIRVNCAALSENLIESELFGHEKGAFTGAMFHRIGRVEEADGGTLFLDEIGDFSGAVQVKLLRIQQEGEYERVGSNKTCKADVRIIAATHKNLEKAVEERAFRQDLYYRINVFPIFLPPLRDRKDDILLLADFFVERYSAKMEKRIKRISTTAINMMMAYH
- a CDS encoding ATP-binding protein, whose product is MNEHESNASNGDFSGFPYSSEAEQIAKAAERALIDRPRISVRLRISLVFLLCFVLTSAITVSLISLILRISEKQKFLETISNFQIEILLARRFEKNFFLYNDNLNDALDQIARAAAILKTNADEIRAMIGGKNFEQLRAELGRYQERLQQLFSQQSNAPPGQIPDRQLIEQDLRLAGADILRYAKDAIDEERNRMHVLIHSSITTAAVSLGLLLLFMVYMASFLARQLMRPLSRLEKCTQRIAGGDFSPIAPARKYRDEFSNLTMAMNAMIYELKIHQDELAQSRKMAAVGTLTSGIAHELNNPLNNISLTVESLLEEFGDYGDDQKKDMLRDISTQVERASGTVRNLLDFTRIEQPAFVAIRVKDMIDGTMKLIANEAGLNHVDIRVDVKDDLPLIEGNPRNLQQVFLNIGLNAIQAMPEGGTLTIRANPVDEHFVQIDVEDTGVGIPAANLDKIFDPFFTTKEVGMGTGLGLSVSYRIIQKHKGKILAKSQEGAGTTFSVFLPYQAQKPKEMDGS
- a CDS encoding sulfite exporter TauE/SafE family protein; this translates as MHFYLYLPIAGTSVNIFLLVGLGGMVGFLSGLFGVGGGFLLTPLLIMIGIPPTIAAASDSNQIVAASASGTVAHSRAGSVDYKMGVLLLIGGILGGSVGVQFIKILRRFGQADFAITVVYVVMLAGIGSYMFQDSLKELIGKKSRLKDDAKPRASIYYRIATALPFVIHFDRSRIDLSIFIPLFFGGLVGVLAAIMGVGGGFIMVPVMVYLLRMPMHVVIGTSLFQILFTCIHVTILQAAVNHTVDFSLALLLLIGSVLGAQIGARVSKRLKADQLKILMSIIVLLVMVKMLLGLLIQPDILVDYKGGH